A region from the Aegilops tauschii subsp. strangulata cultivar AL8/78 chromosome 5, Aet v6.0, whole genome shotgun sequence genome encodes:
- the LOC109744817 gene encoding histone H3.2 → MARTKQTARKSTGGKAPRKQLATKAARKSAPATGGVKKPHRFRPGTVALREIRKYQKSTELLIRKLPFQRLVREIAQDFKTDLRFQSSAVSALQEAAEAYLVGLFEDTNLCAIHAKRVTIMPKDIQLARRIRGERA, encoded by the coding sequence ATGGCCCGCACGAAGCAGACGGCGCGCAAGTCCACTGGCGGCAAGGCGCCGAGGAAGCAGCTGGCGACCAAGGCGGCGCGCAAGTCGGCCCCGGCCACCGGCGGCGTGAAGAAGCCCCACCGCTTCCGCCCGGGCACCGTGGCGCTCCGGGAGATCCGCAAGTACCAGAAGAGCACGGAGCTGCTCATCCGCAAGCTCCCCTTCCAGCGCCTGGTGAGGGAGATCGCCCAGGACTTCAAGACCGACCTGAGGTTCCAGTCCTCCGCCGTGTCGGCGCTGCAGGAGGCCGCCGAGGCGTACCTGGTTGGCCTGTTCGAGGACACCAACCTCTGCGCCATCCACGCCAAGCGCGTCACCATCATGCCCAAGGACATCCAGCTCGCACGCCGCATCCGCGGGGAGCGCGCCTAG